A region from the Solibacillus sp. FSL H8-0523 genome encodes:
- the preA gene encoding NAD-dependent dihydropyrimidine dehydrogenase subunit PreA, producing MADLRINFAGIKSPNPFWLASAPPTNSGYQVQRAFEAGWGGAVWKTLGDPILNVSSRFAAVSFNGQKVAGFNNIELITDRPLEVNLKEIYETKKRFPNHAIIASLMVEPKAEKWHEIVKKVQDVGVDGFELNFGCPHGMAERGMGAASGQVPELVEKQTYWAKEYAEVPVIVKLTPNITDITVTAEAAIRGGADAISMINTINSLAGVDLNSWNTIPHVGNKGAHGGYCGPAVKPIALNMVGECARNPYINVPISGIGGISNWQDAAEFILMGSTSVQVCTAAMHHGFSIVEDMIDGLSNYLDEKGLTSVMDLVGKTVPKYSDWGDLDLNYKVVAEINNDICINCNKCHIACEDTSHQCIDLYSENGRPMLKVREEDCVGCNLCSIVCPAEGAITMKELPHTQPPMTWNERQSLIAGFATNSSSTVR from the coding sequence ATGGCAGATTTAAGAATAAATTTTGCTGGTATAAAGTCACCAAATCCTTTTTGGCTAGCATCAGCACCACCAACAAACTCGGGCTATCAAGTTCAAAGAGCCTTTGAAGCGGGCTGGGGTGGCGCTGTTTGGAAAACTTTGGGAGATCCCATTTTAAACGTTTCTTCCCGTTTTGCAGCTGTTAGTTTTAATGGTCAAAAAGTCGCTGGCTTCAACAATATTGAGTTAATCACGGATCGTCCATTAGAAGTGAATTTAAAAGAGATTTATGAAACGAAAAAGAGATTTCCAAATCATGCAATTATCGCTTCTTTAATGGTAGAGCCAAAAGCTGAAAAATGGCATGAAATTGTAAAAAAAGTACAAGATGTCGGGGTAGATGGCTTCGAATTGAATTTTGGTTGTCCACATGGAATGGCCGAGCGTGGGATGGGCGCAGCTTCAGGTCAAGTACCGGAGCTGGTAGAAAAGCAAACTTATTGGGCGAAAGAGTATGCTGAAGTACCTGTAATTGTAAAATTAACACCTAATATTACAGATATTACTGTAACGGCGGAAGCGGCTATTCGTGGTGGTGCAGACGCAATTAGTATGATTAACACCATTAATAGTTTAGCTGGTGTGGACTTAAATTCTTGGAATACCATTCCTCACGTTGGAAACAAAGGCGCACATGGAGGGTATTGTGGCCCAGCGGTGAAGCCAATTGCACTGAATATGGTTGGTGAATGCGCAAGAAATCCATATATAAATGTACCGATTTCAGGTATTGGTGGAATTTCGAACTGGCAGGACGCTGCTGAATTTATATTAATGGGTTCTACAAGCGTACAGGTTTGTACGGCAGCAATGCATCATGGCTTTAGCATTGTAGAGGACATGATTGATGGTTTAAGCAACTATTTAGATGAAAAAGGCTTAACATCAGTAATGGACTTAGTCGGAAAAACAGTTCCAAAATATTCTGATTGGGGTGATTTAGACTTAAATTACAAAGTAGTTGCGGAAATTAATAATGACATTTGTATTAATTGTAATAAGTGTCATATTGCTTGTGAAGATACGTCTCATCAATGTATCGATTTATATTCAGAAAATGGGCGTCCGATGCTAAAAGTTCGTGAAGAGGACTGTGTAGGTTGTAATTTATGTTCGATAGTCTGTCCGGCAGAGGGTGCAATTACGATGAAGGAATTACCTCATACGCAACCACCAATGACATGGAATGAAAGGCAGTCATTAATTGCAGGATTCGCTACAAATAGTTCAAGTACTGTCCGTTAA
- a CDS encoding NAD(P)-dependent oxidoreductase: protein MNNGLAKNFEEMFGGLTTYAATVEANRCLYCYDAPCIQACPTSINIPSFIKKIASNNMKGSARVIMESNPVGASCARVCPTIELCEGACVLNSEEKPIQIGHLQRYATDWLRESNVKLFTPKPANGKKIAIIGSGPAGLSAARELALLGYSVTIYEADEKAGGLNYYGIVSFRLPQDVVEWEVQQVQNLGVEIKTNTKIGEDVLVDDLLANFDRIIVAVGMGKVPMLGIEGEDLEGVYDAIDFVKESKASFTDKVLGKKAVVIGAGNTAIDAATCSVRLGAEQVQIVYRRTSKEMTAYDFEYDFAKQDGVEFRWLTLPKRIIGDENGKVIGMECVKMKLTGIENGKGSLTEIPHSEFVIETDAVIRAIGQSKQYELIEHLGLANTRGVIDVDMNSLKTSNPKIYACGDAIFGNGYGEATVVSAAQQGKDSAYAIHNELNANSEIA, encoded by the coding sequence ATGAATAATGGTTTAGCAAAAAACTTTGAAGAAATGTTTGGGGGCTTAACAACATACGCAGCAACTGTTGAAGCAAATCGTTGTCTGTATTGCTATGATGCGCCTTGCATTCAAGCGTGTCCAACAAGTATTAATATTCCAAGCTTTATAAAGAAAATTGCTTCGAATAATATGAAGGGCTCTGCGCGTGTCATTATGGAGTCAAATCCAGTAGGGGCGAGCTGTGCACGTGTATGTCCAACAATCGAGCTTTGTGAGGGGGCTTGTGTTTTAAATAGCGAGGAAAAACCAATTCAAATTGGTCACCTGCAGCGCTATGCAACAGATTGGCTACGCGAATCCAATGTAAAATTGTTTACGCCAAAACCAGCGAACGGCAAGAAAATTGCGATTATTGGAAGTGGACCTGCAGGATTATCTGCTGCGCGTGAATTGGCGTTATTAGGCTATAGCGTGACGATTTACGAAGCAGACGAAAAAGCGGGCGGCCTAAATTACTACGGAATTGTTTCTTTCCGCTTACCGCAAGATGTCGTGGAATGGGAAGTACAACAAGTTCAAAACCTAGGCGTTGAAATAAAAACGAATACAAAAATTGGAGAAGATGTATTAGTAGATGATCTCCTTGCCAATTTCGATCGCATCATCGTAGCGGTTGGAATGGGGAAAGTGCCGATGCTAGGTATTGAGGGTGAAGATTTAGAGGGTGTATATGATGCGATTGATTTCGTCAAAGAATCAAAAGCTTCGTTTACGGACAAAGTACTAGGCAAAAAAGCAGTAGTAATCGGTGCTGGAAATACAGCGATTGATGCAGCGACATGTTCGGTACGATTAGGCGCAGAGCAAGTTCAGATTGTTTACCGCCGTACATCAAAAGAAATGACGGCCTATGATTTTGAATATGATTTTGCCAAGCAGGATGGTGTTGAATTTAGATGGTTAACATTACCTAAGCGAATCATTGGAGATGAAAACGGCAAAGTCATTGGTATGGAATGTGTGAAAATGAAGTTAACTGGAATTGAAAATGGAAAAGGTTCTTTAACTGAAATCCCTCATTCTGAATTTGTCATTGAAACGGATGCCGTCATTCGAGCTATCGGTCAATCAAAACAATATGAGCTAATCGAACATTTAGGATTAGCAAATACACGTGGTGTGATTGATGTAGATATGAATAGTTTAAAGACATCGAATCCGAAAATTTACGCTTGTGGTGATGCTATTTTTGGCAATGGCTACGGGGAAGCAACTGTAGTATCCGCGGCACAACAAGGAAAAGATTCGGCATACGCAATTCATAATGAACTAAACGCAAATTCAGAAATTGCATAG
- the hydA gene encoding dihydropyrimidinase, whose protein sequence is MKKIITGGTIVTATDTYKADVLIEDGIIQQIALSIQDEEAEVIDASGKLLFPGGIDPHTHLDMPFNNTVTDDDWESGTIAAAFGGTTTIIDFCISAGSPTLMDAIETWHSKSKDKAVIDYGFHLMIGDLNEQRLKELPEALDKGGISSIKVFLAYAKEFQASDRTLFQAFKVGKELGATVMVHCENGSVIDELVEEAKANGNTAPIYHALTRPPEVEGEATKRAIELANLAGAKLYVVHVTCKEAVDEIVSARNKGYDVLGETCPPYLVLDQTALEKPDFEGAKYVWSPPLRPKEHQEVLWNALKAKQLQTIGSDQCSFSFNGKKSLGKDDFSKIPNGGPFIEDRFSVLYSEGVEKGRISVNEFVDMISTQSAKIFGLFPQKGTIAIGSDADIVLFDPTVKRTISAKTHHMNVDYNAFEGLEVTGEPTSVLVRGEYVIKDKEFVGELGSGKYIRREVKSKKKVNS, encoded by the coding sequence ATGAAGAAGATTATTACTGGGGGAACAATTGTTACGGCTACGGATACCTATAAAGCTGATGTGTTAATTGAGGATGGGATTATTCAACAAATTGCGTTAAGTATCCAAGATGAAGAAGCGGAGGTTATTGATGCATCAGGTAAACTTTTATTCCCTGGTGGAATTGATCCTCATACTCATTTAGACATGCCATTTAACAATACAGTTACAGATGATGATTGGGAGTCAGGAACAATTGCTGCTGCTTTTGGAGGAACGACAACAATTATCGATTTTTGTATTAGTGCAGGATCGCCGACATTAATGGATGCAATCGAAACTTGGCATAGTAAATCGAAGGATAAGGCTGTTATAGACTACGGTTTCCACCTAATGATTGGTGACTTAAATGAGCAACGTCTAAAAGAATTACCAGAAGCATTGGATAAAGGCGGAATTAGTTCAATCAAAGTTTTTTTAGCTTATGCAAAAGAATTCCAAGCATCAGATCGCACATTATTCCAGGCATTTAAAGTTGGAAAAGAGCTAGGAGCAACGGTTATGGTGCACTGTGAAAATGGTTCAGTTATTGATGAGCTTGTGGAAGAGGCAAAAGCGAACGGTAATACCGCACCGATTTATCACGCATTAACTCGTCCGCCAGAAGTTGAAGGTGAAGCGACAAAACGTGCGATAGAACTCGCTAATTTAGCAGGAGCAAAACTTTATGTTGTACACGTAACGTGTAAAGAAGCAGTGGATGAAATCGTTTCAGCACGTAATAAAGGCTACGATGTTTTAGGTGAAACTTGTCCGCCTTATTTAGTACTCGATCAAACTGCATTAGAAAAGCCGGACTTTGAAGGGGCAAAATATGTATGGTCACCACCATTACGTCCAAAAGAACATCAAGAAGTATTATGGAATGCATTGAAAGCCAAACAATTACAAACAATCGGTTCTGATCAATGTTCCTTCAGTTTCAACGGTAAGAAATCATTAGGGAAAGATGACTTCTCGAAGATTCCAAATGGTGGTCCATTTATTGAAGATCGTTTTTCTGTCTTGTATTCAGAAGGAGTAGAAAAAGGTCGTATTTCAGTAAATGAATTTGTAGATATGATTTCTACACAGTCTGCAAAGATTTTTGGATTGTTCCCACAAAAAGGGACGATTGCAATTGGCTCAGATGCGGATATCGTATTATTTGATCCGACTGTAAAACGAACAATTTCTGCAAAAACACATCATATGAATGTGGACTATAACGCATTTGAAGGTTTGGAAGTGACGGGGGAACCGACAAGCGTTTTAGTACGTGGCGAGTATGTAATTAAAGATAAAGAGTTTGTAGGTGAGCTAGGTAGCGGGAAATATATTCGTCGCGAAGTAAAGAGTAAAAAGAAAGTAAATTCATAA
- a CDS encoding CoA-acylating methylmalonate-semialdehyde dehydrogenase, which yields MIDAVSVRKLTHFINGKLIEGKSGHYSKVFNPSTGEVIADVPIATAEETREAIATAKAAFPAWRDLAVAKRAEVLMRFRYQITENMEQLLTIICTESGKTLEDARGEVTRALESVDLAIGAPHLVKGEYSVNVGGQINAYSAKYPLGVVAAISPFNFPIMVPLAQTSMAIAVGNAVILKASEKVPMTSLFISELWKKAGLPDGIWTVVNGSKEAVNELLENPAVQAISFVGSTPVAKYIYETGAKYGKRVTALGGGKNNMVVMPDADLEQVANAFIGAAYGAASQRCMAISTIMPVGEETANKLVAILKDKISKLKVGSYTEEGTDFGPVISKESKESIIKAIDLAEQQGATVVNDGRELDIVKNAEGFFVGPTLLDHITKDMDIFEQEVFGPARNVVRVNTLSEAIDFINAQELANGVTIFTNDGHAARKFTTEIDVGMVGVNVPIPIPVGYHNFAGFKGSRFGEGHMFGPDQARFFTKTKTVSERWPETTEKSASTFAFPSNN from the coding sequence ATGATAGATGCAGTTTCGGTAAGGAAATTAACTCATTTTATCAATGGGAAATTAATCGAGGGGAAAAGCGGGCATTATTCGAAAGTCTTTAATCCATCTACTGGTGAAGTGATTGCTGATGTTCCGATTGCAACAGCTGAAGAAACGCGTGAAGCAATTGCAACAGCAAAAGCCGCTTTTCCGGCATGGAGAGATCTTGCTGTGGCGAAGCGTGCAGAAGTATTGATGCGCTTCCGTTATCAAATTACAGAAAACATGGAACAATTATTAACAATCATTTGTACTGAAAGCGGCAAAACATTAGAGGATGCACGTGGTGAAGTTACACGAGCATTGGAGTCAGTGGATTTAGCGATTGGAGCCCCTCACTTAGTAAAGGGTGAATATTCGGTGAACGTCGGTGGTCAAATTAATGCCTATTCTGCTAAATATCCTTTAGGTGTAGTTGCGGCTATATCACCATTCAACTTTCCGATAATGGTGCCATTAGCGCAAACGTCTATGGCAATTGCTGTAGGAAATGCCGTTATTTTAAAAGCTTCTGAAAAGGTGCCGATGACTTCCTTATTCATCAGTGAATTGTGGAAAAAAGCAGGTTTGCCAGATGGGATTTGGACAGTAGTAAACGGCAGCAAAGAAGCTGTAAATGAGCTATTAGAAAATCCCGCTGTCCAGGCAATTTCTTTTGTAGGGTCAACACCCGTTGCAAAATATATTTACGAGACAGGGGCTAAATATGGGAAGCGTGTAACGGCTCTAGGTGGTGGGAAAAATAATATGGTGGTTATGCCGGATGCGGATTTAGAGCAAGTAGCGAATGCGTTTATTGGTGCAGCATATGGCGCGGCTTCTCAACGTTGTATGGCGATTTCTACGATTATGCCAGTTGGTGAAGAAACAGCAAATAAATTAGTCGCGATTTTAAAAGACAAAATAAGCAAGTTGAAAGTTGGCAGCTACACAGAAGAAGGTACGGATTTTGGGCCTGTTATTTCAAAAGAGTCAAAAGAAAGTATCATAAAGGCAATCGATTTAGCTGAACAACAAGGGGCGACGGTAGTAAATGATGGTCGTGAATTGGATATTGTGAAAAATGCAGAAGGCTTCTTTGTAGGTCCGACATTATTAGACCATATTACAAAGGACATGGATATTTTTGAACAAGAGGTTTTCGGACCAGCTCGAAATGTTGTGCGAGTAAATACACTTTCGGAGGCAATTGATTTCATAAACGCTCAAGAGTTAGCAAATGGCGTAACGATTTTTACGAATGATGGTCATGCCGCACGTAAATTTACAACTGAAATTGATGTTGGCATGGTAGGTGTCAATGTACCGATTCCAATTCCAGTTGGATACCATAACTTTGCTGGTTTTAAAGGCTCTCGCTTCGGGGAAGGGCATATGTTTGGTCCGGATCAGGCTCGCTTCTTCACAAAAACGAAAACCGTATCAGAGCGCTGGCCAGAGACAACGGAAAAATCAGCTTCTACATTCGCATTTCCTAGCAATAATTAA
- a CDS encoding aspartate aminotransferase family protein — protein sequence MSQYVEYNWKANDEKHVWHSMKPYNPDATFIVERAEGAWLTDIDGNKYLDAMAGLWCTNIGYGRKEIAEVAYEQMLKNSYTPLTNGHTPAILLSQKISELLGDEYVVFYSNSGSEANEVAFKVVRQYHQQKGETNRYKIVSRYRAYHGNTMGALAATGQAQRKYKYEPLAPGFLHVAPPDQYRHPEEVQNGDVTSLPSVKNLDQVMTWEMSETIAAVIMEPIITGGGVLVPNDAYLKGVKEVCEKHGALLIVDEVICGFGRTGKAFGFQNYGIKPDIVTMAKGLTSAYMPLSATAIRREIYEQFMDGGDYEFFRHVNTFGGSPVACAVALKNIEVMERENLFEQSAQLGEVLMHTLTEQLSNHPYVGDIRGKGLLIGIELVENKETKLPLDVQKVNAVIAYCKQKGLIIGKNGVTVADFNNVLTLSPPLSITVEEKDFIANIFIEAVNSIK from the coding sequence ATGAGCCAATACGTAGAGTACAACTGGAAGGCAAATGACGAAAAGCATGTATGGCATTCGATGAAGCCTTATAACCCGGATGCTACATTTATTGTTGAACGAGCAGAAGGGGCTTGGTTGACGGATATTGATGGCAATAAATATTTAGATGCGATGGCGGGACTTTGGTGTACCAATATTGGGTATGGTCGAAAGGAAATTGCTGAAGTTGCTTATGAGCAGATGCTAAAAAATTCATATACACCGCTAACAAATGGACACACACCGGCGATTTTATTAAGCCAAAAAATTAGCGAATTGCTTGGGGATGAATATGTCGTTTTTTATTCAAATAGTGGTTCGGAAGCAAATGAAGTCGCGTTTAAAGTAGTGCGTCAATACCATCAACAAAAAGGGGAAACCAACCGCTATAAAATTGTCTCGCGTTACCGTGCGTATCACGGGAATACGATGGGTGCTTTAGCAGCAACGGGCCAAGCGCAGCGTAAATATAAATACGAGCCACTTGCTCCGGGCTTTTTACATGTAGCACCACCTGATCAATATCGTCATCCAGAAGAAGTGCAAAATGGGGATGTTACGTCGCTACCTAGTGTGAAAAACCTTGATCAAGTGATGACTTGGGAAATGTCAGAAACGATTGCCGCAGTTATTATGGAGCCTATTATTACGGGTGGTGGCGTTCTTGTACCGAATGATGCCTATTTAAAGGGTGTTAAAGAAGTATGTGAAAAACACGGGGCATTATTAATTGTTGATGAGGTTATATGTGGCTTTGGGCGAACAGGAAAAGCATTTGGGTTCCAAAACTATGGAATTAAGCCTGATATTGTGACGATGGCGAAGGGACTGACGAGTGCCTACATGCCATTGTCGGCAACGGCAATCCGTCGAGAAATTTATGAACAATTTATGGATGGTGGGGACTATGAGTTTTTCCGTCATGTCAATACATTCGGTGGGTCACCAGTTGCTTGCGCGGTCGCTTTAAAAAATATTGAAGTGATGGAACGCGAAAACTTATTTGAGCAATCTGCGCAGCTTGGAGAAGTACTCATGCACACTTTAACAGAACAATTAAGTAATCATCCGTACGTAGGGGATATTCGTGGGAAAGGTTTATTAATCGGTATTGAACTAGTTGAAAATAAAGAAACGAAATTGCCACTTGATGTCCAGAAGGTAAATGCTGTAATTGCTTATTGTAAGCAAAAGGGATTAATCATCGGGAAAAATGGCGTTACTGTAGCGGATTTTAATAATGTATTAACGTTATCACCACCGCTTTCCATTACAGTAGAGGAAAAAGATTTTATTGCAAATATATTTATTGAGGCCGTAAACAGTATTAAATAA
- a CDS encoding PucR family transcriptional regulator ligand-binding domain-containing protein: MITVKEVLNRKHFESAKVVAGKTGLNHGIKWIHILEVIDVKQLIKGNELILTTGVILKDNEQGFLQFVQQLSDLDVAGLCIELGMYIEVIPESVIILADSLDFPLIVFQEVVPFIGITQDLHTEIIHQQYDVLRQLEDYSQKINNYVLKVNDKVKILQYMQKYLNVNIYFEVNKGTSLAIPDKKIENYKNYIMNLGSKYKASNVMNLFDQVYGTVHIYSEKKEITELDLLILDRTVVTLSQFVLRDLYIEEKLESENRKFFEKWLEDEISDEEMLYFIEEIDQKLKQNGWMVMIHQLKRKNIKNDLTNYKINLRQALQKEGFYTFIIEQSQYLIFILNDLAQADTYKERMKRAMNEIINQYRLDTLIAVGKYVYHYNELKESYQTAQESLQIRMKNMELSYFYDELILYHMVKVLQNNNSLMQAAKEKIEKLSQYDSKHNTNLIQTLDIYFQCNGLKKETAEKLFIVRQTLYHRLEKIEHIIGDNFMNYENRLCLEIMLLMTKHNYMREEKLP, from the coding sequence ATGATCACTGTAAAAGAAGTTTTAAATCGGAAACACTTTGAATCTGCAAAAGTAGTTGCAGGTAAAACAGGCTTAAACCATGGCATAAAGTGGATTCATATATTAGAAGTTATCGATGTGAAACAGCTAATAAAGGGAAATGAACTCATCCTTACTACGGGAGTTATTTTAAAGGACAATGAACAAGGCTTTTTACAATTTGTCCAACAGCTTAGTGATTTAGATGTAGCTGGACTATGTATTGAATTAGGCATGTATATCGAAGTCATCCCGGAAAGTGTCATCATTTTAGCGGATAGCTTGGATTTTCCACTTATAGTTTTCCAAGAAGTTGTACCGTTTATTGGCATTACACAAGACTTGCATACAGAGATTATTCATCAACAGTATGATGTTTTAAGGCAGCTAGAAGATTACTCGCAAAAAATAAATAACTATGTTTTAAAAGTGAATGACAAAGTAAAGATCTTGCAGTATATGCAAAAGTATTTAAACGTAAATATTTATTTTGAAGTGAACAAAGGAACAAGCCTAGCAATCCCTGATAAAAAGATTGAAAATTATAAAAATTACATCATGAACTTAGGCAGTAAGTATAAAGCGAGCAATGTAATGAACCTATTTGATCAAGTATATGGAACGGTACATATATATTCTGAGAAAAAAGAAATTACCGAATTGGATTTATTAATTTTAGACCGCACAGTCGTTACGTTGTCTCAATTTGTATTAAGAGATTTATATATTGAAGAAAAGCTTGAAAGTGAAAACCGTAAATTTTTTGAAAAATGGCTGGAAGATGAAATTAGCGATGAGGAAATGCTTTATTTTATTGAAGAAATCGACCAAAAATTAAAACAAAATGGCTGGATGGTAATGATTCATCAGCTGAAAAGAAAAAATATTAAAAACGATTTAACCAATTATAAAATCAATCTTCGCCAAGCATTGCAAAAAGAGGGTTTTTATACATTTATTATAGAACAGTCCCAATATTTAATATTCATCTTAAACGATCTAGCACAGGCAGATACGTATAAAGAACGAATGAAGCGCGCGATGAATGAAATTATTAATCAATATCGACTGGATACGCTCATTGCTGTTGGGAAATATGTCTATCACTATAATGAATTAAAAGAGAGTTATCAAACTGCTCAGGAATCATTACAAATCCGCATGAAAAATATGGAGCTCTCTTATTTTTATGATGAATTAATCCTTTATCACATGGTGAAGGTGTTACAAAATAACAATAGCTTGATGCAAGCCGCAAAGGAAAAGATTGAAAAGCTAAGTCAGTATGATAGCAAGCACAATACCAACTTAATTCAAACATTGGATATTTATTTTCAATGCAATGGATTAAAAAAGGAAACAGCGGAAAAATTGTTTATCGTTCGTCAAACGCTTTATCATCGTCTTGAGAAAATTGAACATATCATTGGCGATAATTTTATGAATTATGAAAATCGATTATGTTTAGAAATCATGTTATTGATGACAAAGCATAATTATATGAGGGAAGAAAAGTTGCCTTAA
- a CDS encoding Zn-dependent hydrolase: protein MLKTNRERLKQTIELFSQIGATENNGVTRLSLSSEDIVARNKLKEICEQLGMTVTVDDMGTMYATLPGKSDYLPIVMGSHLDSVIKGGRFDGVLGVLTALEAVQTILDEKIELNHPLTIVNFTNEEGARFEPSLMASGVLSGKFEKEKMLASTDPEGVTFEQALKQSGYEGDIAHRLTDAHAYLELHIEQGPVLEHYKKDIGVVEGVLGMVCYDISLTGESNHAGTTPISMRKDSMFAAMHIISILQNKLKQLPDDLVYTIGRINAYPNIHTVIPNNVTFSLESRHQDPAVIQQVEQIIFDLPKEIENCQLSYTKLWSRDTVYFASEVVNVVAASTDELGYSSHSMFSGAGHDAQFIAGYIPSTMIFVPSAKGYSHREDEYTTFEECSKGADVLVNAVVKVANLKIPSRKTTV from the coding sequence ATGTTAAAAACAAATCGTGAACGTCTTAAACAAACTATTGAGTTATTTAGTCAAATTGGCGCAACTGAAAATAACGGTGTTACGCGTCTAAGTCTTTCAAGCGAAGATATTGTTGCGCGCAACAAATTGAAAGAAATTTGTGAACAGCTTGGTATGACTGTAACCGTCGATGATATGGGCACAATGTATGCAACACTCCCTGGCAAATCCGATTATTTACCAATTGTGATGGGCTCACATTTAGATTCAGTTATTAAAGGAGGACGCTTCGATGGCGTTCTAGGAGTTTTAACAGCTTTGGAAGCCGTACAAACCATTCTTGATGAAAAGATAGAACTAAATCACCCCTTAACAATAGTAAACTTCACAAACGAAGAGGGTGCACGTTTTGAACCATCTCTAATGGCTTCGGGCGTTCTTTCAGGAAAATTTGAAAAGGAAAAGATGCTTGCTTCTACTGATCCAGAAGGTGTGACATTTGAACAAGCCTTGAAACAAAGTGGTTATGAAGGGGATATTGCACATCGTTTAACGGATGCACATGCCTATTTAGAGCTTCATATTGAGCAAGGTCCCGTACTTGAACACTATAAAAAAGACATTGGTGTAGTGGAAGGTGTTCTAGGCATGGTATGTTATGATATCTCATTAACTGGCGAATCGAATCATGCTGGTACGACCCCTATTTCTATGCGTAAAGATAGTATGTTTGCCGCGATGCATATTATTTCAATCTTGCAAAACAAATTAAAACAACTTCCAGATGACCTGGTATATACGATTGGACGTATTAATGCCTATCCAAATATTCATACAGTCATTCCAAATAACGTGACATTCTCATTAGAATCCCGCCATCAAGACCCTGCAGTTATTCAGCAAGTGGAACAAATTATTTTTGATTTACCAAAAGAAATCGAAAATTGCCAGCTTAGCTATACGAAACTATGGAGTCGAGATACCGTGTATTTCGCATCTGAGGTAGTGAATGTAGTCGCAGCAAGTACTGACGAATTAGGTTATTCAAGCCATTCAATGTTTAGTGGTGCTGGTCATGATGCACAATTTATCGCCGGGTATATTCCTTCCACAATGATTTTTGTACCAAGTGCTAAGGGCTATAGTCATCGGGAAGATGAATATACTACCTTTGAAGAATGCTCAAAAGGTGCTGATGTACTCGTAAATGCGGTAGTAAAAGTTGCTAATCTTAAAATTCCATCTAGGAAAACAACTGTATAG
- a CDS encoding basic amino acid ABC transporter substrate-binding protein produces MFNKKTGFMMMLLLAFSIVLAACGSEDSSSGTEGDKGYSKLLVGTEATFAPFESMNDKGEIIGIDVDVMNAIGAEIEAEVEFKNVGWEPVFQQVTNKELDLGASGITITDERKQTYDFTNPYYEATLMIVVKEDSPIATLAEIEDKKIAVQINTTGHEAAKKLQGVGSSKILAYENQPIAFQEVINGTAAAAIGDNAVVLEYLKNNPKSGLKAIESSEFEKEYYGFMVKKGNKELLDLLNEGLQKIKDNGKLEEITGQKID; encoded by the coding sequence ATGTTTAACAAGAAAACAGGCTTTATGATGATGCTGTTATTAGCATTTTCGATCGTACTTGCAGCATGTGGCTCAGAAGATAGCTCGTCAGGAACAGAGGGCGACAAAGGCTATTCGAAATTATTAGTTGGTACAGAAGCGACATTTGCACCGTTTGAGTCAATGAATGACAAAGGTGAAATCATCGGAATTGATGTAGATGTGATGAATGCAATCGGTGCTGAAATCGAGGCAGAGGTTGAATTTAAAAATGTAGGTTGGGAGCCAGTATTCCAACAAGTAACAAATAAAGAACTAGATTTAGGGGCATCAGGTATTACAATTACAGATGAGCGTAAACAAACGTATGACTTCACAAATCCATACTACGAAGCGACGCTAATGATCGTTGTAAAAGAAGATTCACCAATTGCAACACTTGCAGAAATTGAAGATAAAAAAATCGCTGTACAAATTAATACAACAGGTCACGAAGCAGCGAAAAAATTACAAGGTGTGGGAAGTTCAAAAATTTTAGCTTATGAAAACCAACCAATCGCCTTCCAAGAAGTAATTAATGGAACAGCTGCTGCGGCAATTGGCGATAATGCCGTTGTATTAGAATACTTAAAGAACAATCCAAAATCAGGTTTAAAAGCAATCGAATCTAGTGAGTTTGAAAAGGAATACTACGGCTTCATGGTGAAAAAGGGCAATAAAGAATTACTAGACCTTTTAAATGAAGGTTTACAAAAAATTAAAGACAACGGAAAATTAGAAGAAATTACAGGTCAAAAAATCGACTAA